In Mytilus edulis chromosome 6, xbMytEdul2.2, whole genome shotgun sequence, the following proteins share a genomic window:
- the LOC139526974 gene encoding uncharacterized protein isoform X1, which translates to MTLRRLNREFLDITNNPPPGCCSAALVNDDLYTWECKITGPDKSSYAGGVFVVLIRFPRDYPFKPPTVNFTTKIFHLNINGNSGSPCTCCTTLLSNLSNWSPTQRVSGILLSISSVLNSTNSDCQLNEEAAMLYTKDRMKYYATAAEWTRKYAM; encoded by the exons ATGACCTTGAGACGTTTGAACAGG GAATTTTTAGATATTACTAATAATCCTCCACCAGGTTGCTGTTCAGCAGCTCTAGTAAACGATGATT tGTACACTTGGGAGTGCAAGATAACAGGACCT GACAAAAGTTCATACGCTGGAGGTGTATTTGTTGTTCTAATACGGTTTCCACGTGATTATCCTTTTAAACCTCCCACg gtaaattttacaacaaaaatatttcatctaAATATTAATGGAAATTCAGGATCACCCTGTACATGCTGTACAACGCTGTTGTCAAATTTGTCAAATTGGTCGCCAACACAAAGAGTGTCAGGAA tatTACTGAGTATCTCATCGGTGTTAAATTCTACAAATAGTGATTGTCAATTGAACGAAGAAGCTGCAATGTTATATACAAAAGATCGAATGAAATATTATGCTACAGCAGCGGAATGGACACGAAAATATGCCATGTAA
- the LOC139526974 gene encoding uncharacterized protein isoform X2 encodes MTLRRLNREFLDITNNPPPGCCSAALVNDDLYTWECKITGPVNFTTKIFHLNINGNSGSPCTCCTTLLSNLSNWSPTQRVSGILLSISSVLNSTNSDCQLNEEAAMLYTKDRMKYYATAAEWTRKYAM; translated from the exons ATGACCTTGAGACGTTTGAACAGG GAATTTTTAGATATTACTAATAATCCTCCACCAGGTTGCTGTTCAGCAGCTCTAGTAAACGATGATT tGTACACTTGGGAGTGCAAGATAACAGGACCT gtaaattttacaacaaaaatatttcatctaAATATTAATGGAAATTCAGGATCACCCTGTACATGCTGTACAACGCTGTTGTCAAATTTGTCAAATTGGTCGCCAACACAAAGAGTGTCAGGAA tatTACTGAGTATCTCATCGGTGTTAAATTCTACAAATAGTGATTGTCAATTGAACGAAGAAGCTGCAATGTTATATACAAAAGATCGAATGAAATATTATGCTACAGCAGCGGAATGGACACGAAAATATGCCATGTAA